In Deinococcus ruber, the following are encoded in one genomic region:
- a CDS encoding CGNR zinc finger domain-containing protein encodes MDPPPRPFSFIAERLCLEFANTVDWHATAHPGERVQTVEDLLRWGEQAGIIHALERQTFQADAQAQPEKAAAALSRARELRESIYQVFHAVTHGHAPPAPDLHILTAARAEAAQQQALQVTTTGIQWTWSAAEDLNRVWWTVAVDAADLLTSELLARVGECADDRGCGWLFLDTSKAGRRRWCSMQDCGNRAKAQRHRRALLQRVIP; translated from the coding sequence ATGGACCCACCCCCACGTCCCTTCTCCTTTATTGCGGAGCGACTCTGCCTGGAGTTCGCCAATACCGTGGATTGGCACGCCACAGCCCACCCGGGTGAGCGTGTCCAGACGGTTGAAGACCTGCTGAGATGGGGCGAACAGGCGGGCATCATCCACGCACTGGAGCGACAGACGTTCCAGGCAGACGCGCAGGCCCAGCCTGAGAAGGCCGCTGCGGCCCTGTCGCGTGCCCGTGAGCTGCGTGAGTCGATCTATCAGGTGTTTCACGCGGTCACGCATGGGCATGCTCCGCCCGCTCCTGATCTACACATACTGACTGCGGCCCGTGCCGAAGCAGCGCAGCAGCAAGCTTTGCAGGTGACCACAACGGGAATCCAGTGGACGTGGTCAGCCGCCGAGGATCTGAACCGTGTGTGGTGGACCGTGGCAGTGGACGCGGCTGATCTGCTCACCTCGGAACTGCTGGCCCGCGTGGGTGAGTGCGCCGATGACCGGGGCTGCGGCTGGCTGTTTTTGGATACCAGCAAGGCCGGACGTCGCCGCTGGTGCAGTATGCAAGACTGCGGCAACCGCGCCAAGGCACAACGACACCGAAGAGCCCTTCTGCAACGCGTCATTCCCTGA
- a CDS encoding MFS transporter, with product MTGQGVARVSVQRGLWRQTDFLRLWGSETVSLFGSAITALALPLTAVTTLGATPTQMGFLGVAQFLPFLLLSLPLGVWVDRSRRRPLLVLANLGRAVLLALIPLGAALGWLHLNVVYPVAFLVGTLDTLFHLAYSSYLPGLVGQAGLLEGNSKVQASASVAEIAGPGLAGLLTGWLGAPTAIALDAVSYLLSALGIGTIRRVERPPEPHPTQIDLRAEVLAGLRLVFSSPLLRVMATEAGIFNGASQALSTLFVLYATRDLHLGADRLGLILGAGGVGALIGSLLAGPLARKLGFGRALVWSAMLCCVAPLLIPAAQGRPATLMGVLILAYFLEGTGVAASSIHFLSLRQAVTPLPLLGRMTASYRTLTYGVLPLGALLFGFLGDHLSVRTALWIGTGLMSVAWLWVRFSPVWHLHDLPARPESPPHGPCEAEHHS from the coding sequence GTGACCGGCCAGGGTGTGGCCCGGGTCTCCGTTCAGCGGGGGTTGTGGCGACAGACCGACTTCCTCCGGCTGTGGGGAAGCGAAACGGTGTCTCTGTTCGGCTCGGCCATCACAGCCCTGGCCCTGCCACTGACGGCGGTGACGACACTGGGAGCCACGCCGACCCAGATGGGCTTCCTGGGAGTTGCACAATTCCTGCCCTTCCTGCTGCTTTCGTTGCCACTTGGCGTCTGGGTCGATCGGTCGCGCCGCCGTCCGCTGCTGGTGCTCGCCAACCTGGGGCGGGCCGTCCTGCTCGCGCTGATTCCTCTCGGAGCTGCCCTTGGCTGGCTGCATCTGAATGTCGTGTATCCGGTGGCCTTTCTGGTCGGTACACTGGACACCCTGTTTCACCTGGCGTACTCGTCCTACCTGCCAGGCCTGGTGGGTCAGGCAGGGCTGCTGGAGGGCAACAGCAAAGTGCAGGCCAGCGCCTCGGTCGCCGAGATCGCCGGGCCGGGCCTGGCTGGTCTCCTGACCGGATGGCTGGGAGCGCCCACCGCCATCGCCCTGGACGCCGTGTCTTATCTGCTCAGTGCGCTGGGAATCGGCACGATCCGACGAGTCGAGCGTCCGCCTGAACCGCACCCCACCCAGATCGACCTACGGGCAGAAGTCCTCGCAGGCCTGCGGCTGGTGTTCAGCAGTCCACTGCTGCGCGTGATGGCGACCGAGGCAGGGATCTTCAACGGCGCTTCACAGGCACTGTCGACGCTGTTCGTGCTGTACGCCACACGCGACCTGCACCTGGGCGCAGACCGACTTGGCCTCATCCTCGGAGCCGGAGGTGTGGGAGCCTTGATCGGCTCGCTGCTGGCTGGGCCACTTGCCCGAAAACTGGGCTTCGGACGTGCCCTGGTCTGGTCGGCCATGCTGTGCTGCGTGGCTCCACTCCTGATCCCGGCAGCTCAAGGCAGGCCAGCAACCCTGATGGGGGTGCTCATACTGGCGTATTTCCTCGAAGGGACGGGTGTCGCAGCGTCCTCTATCCACTTCCTGAGTCTGCGGCAGGCGGTCACACCCCTGCCGCTGCTCGGACGGATGACCGCCAGCTACCGCACCCTGACCTACGGCGTCCTTCCACTCGGAGCGCTGCTGTTCGGCTTCCTTGGAGATCACCTGAGCGTGCGGACAGCTCTCTGGATCGGTACCGGCCTGATGTCGGTCGCTTGGCTCTGGGTGCGTTTCTCGCCCGTATGGCACTTACACGACCTCCCTGCCCGTCCTGAGTCGCCGCCACATGGCCCCTGTGAAGCAGAGCACCACTCGTGA
- a CDS encoding DUF998 domain-containing protein produces the protein MKGAADGKRIHRAAAAGLLAPVVFVTTFAMLGWLQPAYRPNSMFVSELSIGPLGWLQIVNFIVTGALIFFFARELQLPFADRKRTRVVSVLLQIMGLCLIGSGPFITDPASLFNQHTVHGLIHGIFGAAVFSLAPVICFFVYRLFPKSARWRGWAVWTLLVCCLLVVTIGFLKTSQFPRSELYAWKGLIQRVFLVAFMAWLFGLSITILRTSSEAVLR, from the coding sequence ATGAAAGGTGCAGCCGATGGGAAGCGGATTCACCGCGCTGCGGCGGCTGGATTGCTCGCGCCTGTGGTCTTTGTGACGACGTTTGCCATGCTGGGCTGGTTGCAGCCTGCCTATCGCCCGAACAGTATGTTCGTCAGCGAACTGTCGATAGGGCCGCTTGGCTGGCTTCAGATCGTCAATTTCATCGTCACGGGCGCTCTGATTTTTTTCTTTGCACGGGAATTGCAATTGCCATTTGCCGACAGAAAACGCACCCGTGTCGTCTCGGTGTTGCTTCAGATCATGGGCCTCTGTCTGATCGGCTCGGGGCCATTCATAACCGATCCGGCGTCGCTGTTCAATCAGCACACGGTTCACGGTCTGATTCACGGCATCTTCGGCGCGGCGGTATTTTCGCTGGCTCCGGTCATCTGTTTTTTTGTTTACAGACTCTTTCCAAAGTCGGCCCGCTGGCGTGGGTGGGCGGTCTGGACACTTCTGGTGTGCTGTCTGCTGGTGGTCACGATTGGATTTCTGAAAACCAGTCAGTTCCCACGCAGTGAACTGTATGCCTGGAAGGGACTTATCCAGCGCGTCTTCCTCGTGGCATTTATGGCGTGGCTGTTTGGCCTGTCGATCACCATCCTCAGAACATCAAGCGAGGCGGTTCTCCGGTAG